A region from the Lentisphaera profundi genome encodes:
- the hisB gene encoding imidazoleglycerol-phosphate dehydratase HisB, whose product MEQVKINRKTSETEIELDLNPFSGTGYTIDTGIPFFDHMLTHIAKHGQMDMVLKAVGDIEVDFHHTVEDVAIVLGQAFDKATTDMTGVTRYGSFTLPMEEVLCTVAVDIRKSPHFEYRVPEVFVGLMGTFDCELVKEFFRALSIFGRMNIHVLVHYGDNKHHISEAIFKCFAKAFAIAASKDGTSNLYSTKGSL is encoded by the coding sequence ATGGAACAAGTAAAAATAAATAGAAAGACATCGGAAACAGAAATCGAATTAGATTTGAATCCTTTTTCCGGTACGGGCTACACGATTGACACAGGGATACCGTTTTTTGATCATATGCTAACTCATATTGCCAAGCATGGTCAAATGGACATGGTTTTAAAAGCCGTGGGTGATATAGAAGTTGATTTTCATCATACCGTTGAAGATGTGGCAATTGTTTTAGGCCAAGCTTTTGATAAAGCGACGACAGACATGACGGGCGTGACTCGTTATGGAAGTTTTACTTTGCCAATGGAAGAAGTTTTATGTACTGTGGCAGTAGATATTCGTAAGTCACCTCATTTTGAATACCGAGTTCCAGAAGTTTTTGTTGGGCTCATGGGTACTTTTGATTGTGAACTCGTCAAAGAGTTCTTTCGAGCGCTATCTATTTTTGGACGTATGAATATCCATGTACTCGTTCATTATGGTGATAATAAGCATCATATTTCAGAAGCGATTTTTAAGTGTTTTGCCAAAGCTTTTGCGATTGCAGCATCAAAAGATGGCACTTCGAATCTGTATTCTACCAAAGGTTCTCTATAA
- a CDS encoding FHA domain-containing protein: MSTHYPEDRPLPRGLKIKTPGQQSQGLKIVSPRSDNQSSNDHQLKLLKPSSQANSHQLKIKSTSAQQEHAQRAQETLEEIESLDPLATYVQHQENLYEIEERKRTEIIEQEDKLRKLEEMQEQRLKELEERLDQERKKLQQEKLQFEHARREDQIRHEEEASFVEAHEREDEKRWVEYEDKVKKEEQLKKEIEALENTDEEPTANDDEPEPEINPMDDAPITLEKKRFTDTSTCKAISPLNTSDESASVQEELLKHTVDSDRETLLNANSEQASLPSSESSESSESSESSESSESSESSESSESSESSESSESSESSESSESSESSESSESSESSESDHQKTLVQLDPFAIDPNQFDPNTEFVADVEHEVIPVTKQSTKASGGFSPSFYVIDEKGIRMTPIREDDVIFNFGRGKNNECHINDKSISETQVRSIHFKGRWTFMDTGVRDALSFNGIKSRQLTTTSESRTAIKCGNSWIIHIGLDSKDYDETDTQTLKRSILNNIPEPYVDDACVTLSYRNKARSSTMAPILAGSHASCDFRMDSLNPFHFIIYWSQVGLYIEDLTKGHPGVFIGDHRISGNTAITNTISITAGKTRFDVVVTGTPDTHRQALTDAHNTKQRLKLMPVSSQLPPIILTPGLRNLVIGRNEESDLMIKDISVSRRHAKISIRDKSVMLEDLKSINGTKVNLEKVSRSIVIPGDVVTIGTVSFLLCYEELSRTRR, encoded by the coding sequence ATGAGTACTCATTATCCAGAAGACAGACCCCTTCCCCGCGGATTAAAAATCAAAACCCCCGGACAACAATCTCAAGGTTTAAAGATTGTTTCTCCGCGTTCCGATAACCAGTCTTCTAATGATCACCAACTCAAACTGCTAAAACCTTCCAGTCAAGCCAATAGTCACCAGCTAAAAATAAAATCTACTTCAGCTCAGCAAGAACATGCCCAAAGAGCACAAGAGACCCTCGAAGAAATTGAATCTCTTGATCCACTCGCCACCTATGTGCAACACCAAGAAAACCTCTATGAAATAGAAGAGCGTAAACGCACAGAAATTATCGAGCAAGAAGATAAACTTCGCAAACTCGAAGAAATGCAAGAACAGCGCTTAAAAGAACTGGAAGAACGTCTCGACCAAGAACGTAAAAAACTCCAACAAGAAAAACTCCAATTCGAACACGCTAGGCGAGAAGATCAAATACGCCATGAGGAAGAAGCGAGCTTCGTTGAAGCACACGAAAGAGAAGATGAAAAGCGCTGGGTTGAATACGAAGATAAAGTCAAAAAAGAAGAACAACTCAAAAAAGAAATCGAAGCTCTTGAGAATACTGATGAAGAACCTACCGCGAACGATGATGAGCCTGAGCCAGAAATTAATCCTATGGATGACGCCCCCATTACTCTCGAGAAAAAACGTTTCACTGACACCAGCACCTGCAAAGCAATATCACCACTCAACACCAGTGATGAATCTGCTTCAGTACAAGAAGAACTACTTAAACACACCGTAGACAGCGATCGCGAAACTCTACTCAATGCCAACAGCGAACAAGCATCCCTTCCGTCAAGTGAATCAAGTGAATCAAGTGAATCAAGTGAATCAAGTGAATCAAGTGAATCAAGTGAATCAAGTGAATCAAGTGAATCAAGTGAATCAAGTGAATCAAGTGAATCAAGTGAATCAAGTGAATCAAGTGAATCAAGTGAATCAAGTGAATCAAGTGAATCAAGTGAATCAAGTGAATCCGATCACCAAAAAACTCTTGTTCAACTAGATCCATTCGCCATTGATCCAAATCAATTCGATCCAAATACAGAATTTGTTGCAGACGTAGAACACGAAGTCATTCCTGTCACAAAGCAATCAACAAAAGCTAGCGGAGGCTTCAGCCCTTCCTTTTACGTCATTGACGAAAAGGGCATTCGCATGACTCCCATACGAGAAGATGATGTAATCTTTAATTTTGGTCGCGGAAAAAATAATGAATGTCATATTAATGATAAATCCATTTCCGAAACACAGGTGCGCTCTATCCATTTCAAAGGCCGCTGGACCTTCATGGACACAGGCGTTCGTGACGCATTATCCTTCAACGGCATAAAGTCTAGACAACTCACTACCACATCTGAATCTCGTACCGCAATCAAATGTGGCAATAGCTGGATCATTCACATTGGCTTGGACAGTAAAGACTACGACGAAACCGACACTCAAACTCTCAAACGCTCTATACTCAACAATATCCCAGAGCCCTATGTTGATGATGCCTGCGTAACATTAAGCTATCGAAACAAAGCTCGATCAAGTACGATGGCCCCTATTTTAGCCGGATCTCATGCTAGTTGCGACTTTCGCATGGATTCGCTTAACCCATTTCACTTCATCATTTATTGGAGTCAAGTCGGCCTATACATAGAAGACTTAACCAAAGGCCACCCTGGTGTATTTATTGGAGATCACAGAATTTCTGGCAATACCGCTATTACCAACACGATTAGTATCACTGCGGGAAAAACTCGCTTTGACGTAGTTGTCACCGGCACACCAGACACTCATCGTCAGGCTCTAACTGATGCTCATAATACTAAGCAAAGACTTAAACTCATGCCGGTCAGCAGTCAACTGCCACCCATTATTTTAACTCCAGGCCTACGTAACCTTGTCATCGGGAGAAACGAAGAGTCCGATCTCATGATTAAAGATATCTCTGTATCACGTAGACATGCGAAAATCAGTATTCGAGATAAATCAGTTATGCTGGAAGACCTGAAAAGTATTAATGGCACTAAGGTTAATTTAGAAAAAGTAAGTCGTAGTATCGTCATCCCTGGAGATGTTGTAACTATCGGCACTGTATCTTTCCTACTTTGCTATGAAGAGCTATCAAGAACCCGCCGATGA
- a CDS encoding GNAT family N-acetyltransferase, translated as MSRLFFAMTRLEYPEIFLTRSHLNDLPNTPLPEGYYFRNYQFEDEENWFRIYEASDNYNKVYSTTFREYFGAKVKKLEQRQIYICNQEGLAVATATAWNDENFHGEHWGRIHWLAVHPDFQGLGLAKCLLNQAMQRLKACGHEKAYLRTYTMREKAIKLYLNFGFTPLISSVNDEEVWKSVAKKVDHKLLATWRDQ; from the coding sequence TTGTCCCGCCTTTTTTTTGCTATGACGAGACTTGAATATCCAGAGATTTTTTTAACGCGCAGCCATTTAAATGACTTGCCTAATACCCCTTTGCCTGAAGGCTATTATTTCAGGAATTATCAATTCGAAGATGAAGAGAATTGGTTTAGGATTTATGAGGCCTCAGATAATTATAACAAAGTTTATTCAACGACTTTTCGTGAATACTTTGGTGCAAAAGTAAAAAAATTAGAACAAAGACAAATTTATATATGCAATCAAGAAGGTCTTGCTGTGGCCACTGCAACTGCCTGGAATGATGAAAACTTTCATGGTGAGCACTGGGGAAGAATTCATTGGCTTGCAGTGCATCCCGATTTTCAAGGCTTAGGTTTAGCGAAGTGTTTGTTGAATCAGGCGATGCAACGCTTGAAAGCATGTGGTCATGAAAAAGCCTATTTACGGACTTACACCATGCGTGAAAAGGCTATTAAGCTCTATCTCAATTTTGGTTTCACGCCTTTGATTAGTTCTGTTAATGATGAAGAAGTATGGAAATCAGTGGCAAAAAAAGTTGATCACAAATTACTTGCGACTTGGAGAGATCAATAA
- a CDS encoding histidine triad nucleotide-binding protein: protein MSTIFSKIIAGEIPADVVYEDEHCLAFKDINAIAPMHILLIPKKELVNLSDAKELDKELLGHMMLKTKEIADSQGFEDYRVVTNNGAGAQQSVFHLHFHIIGGRSLNWPPG from the coding sequence ATGAGTACAATTTTTTCTAAAATTATTGCTGGTGAAATTCCTGCGGACGTGGTTTATGAAGATGAGCACTGCTTAGCCTTCAAAGATATAAACGCCATAGCACCGATGCATATCTTGTTAATCCCAAAGAAAGAGCTCGTAAACTTATCTGATGCGAAAGAATTGGATAAAGAATTGCTTGGGCACATGATGCTTAAAACAAAAGAAATAGCAGATTCACAGGGCTTTGAAGATTATCGAGTTGTGACAAATAATGGTGCAGGAGCTCAGCAGAGTGTTTTTCATTTACATTTTCATATTATTGGCGGAAGAAGCCTAAACTGGCCTCCAGGATGA
- a CDS encoding peptide chain release factor family protein translates to MSYERDVLLKMTDEELLNRCKTDHYIATGNGGQKRNKTSSAVRLTLKDTSISATASEDRQQSVNKKRALRKLRLAIAMEMRQEAQQWQGQLDMNPKNAQYPLFIAALTDNLFDKNWQVSEVAKSMDLSTGKLIKIIAKDDTLWQFVNKERQKNDYKPLKK, encoded by the coding sequence ATGAGCTATGAAAGAGATGTCTTACTGAAAATGACTGATGAAGAGTTATTAAATCGTTGTAAGACGGATCACTATATTGCTACCGGCAATGGTGGTCAAAAACGCAATAAAACTTCCAGTGCAGTTCGCTTGACGCTTAAAGATACATCCATTTCTGCAACGGCGTCAGAAGACCGTCAGCAATCGGTGAACAAGAAGAGGGCACTTCGTAAGCTGAGGTTGGCAATCGCTATGGAAATGAGGCAAGAGGCTCAGCAATGGCAGGGGCAGCTAGATATGAATCCCAAAAATGCGCAGTACCCCTTATTTATCGCAGCTCTCACCGATAATCTATTTGATAAGAATTGGCAGGTTTCCGAAGTAGCGAAATCAATGGATCTTTCCACGGGAAAGCTGATTAAGATTATCGCCAAGGACGATACCCTATGGCAGTTCGTGAACAAAGAACGACAAAAAAACGATTATAAGCCACTGAAGAAGTAG